From Cricetulus griseus strain 17A/GY chromosome 1 unlocalized genomic scaffold, alternate assembly CriGri-PICRH-1.0 chr1_0, whole genome shotgun sequence, a single genomic window includes:
- the Derl3 gene encoding derlin-3 isoform X2: MLFVFRYCRMLEEGSFRGRKADFVFMFLFGGVLMTLLGFLGSLFFLGQALMAMLVYVWSRRSPHVRVNFFGLLNFQAPFLPWALMGFSMLLGNSVLTDLLGIIVGHIYYFLEDVFPNQPGGKRLLLTPNFLKLLLDDPQEDPNYLPLPEEQPEP, from the exons ATGCTCTTCGT GTTCCGCTACTGTCGCATGCTGGAGGAGGGTTCCTTCCGGGGTCGCAAGGCCGACTTCGTCTTCATGTTTCTCTTCGGTGGTGTTCTCATGACT CTGTTGGGATTCCTGGGCAGCCTCTTTTTCCTGGGACAGGCCCTCATGGCCATGCTGGTTTATGTATGGAGCCGGCGCAGCCCTCATGTGAGGGTCAACTTCTTTGGCTTACTCAACTTCCAGGCACCATTCCTGCCCTGGGCCCTCATGGGCTTCTCGATGCTGCTGGGCAACTCGGTCCTCACAGACCTGCTAG GGATTATTGTGGGTCACATCTACTACTTCCTAGAAGATGTCTTTCCCAACCAGCCTGGAGGCAAGAGACTGCTGCTGACCCCCAACTTTCT GAAGCTACTACTGGATGACCCTCAGGAGGACCCCAATTATCTGCCCCTTCCAGAAGAGCAACCAGAGCCCTAA
- the Derl3 gene encoding derlin-3 isoform X3 codes for MAGQGLAAGFLQVPAVTRAYTAACVLTTAAVQLELLSPFQLYFNPHLVFRKFQVWRLITTFLFFGPLGFGFFFNMLFVFRYCRMLEEGSFRGRKADFVFMFLFGGVLMTLLGFLGSLFFLGQALMAMLVYVWSRRSPHVRVNFFGLLNFQAPFLPWALMGFSMLLGNSVLTDLLGIIVGHIYYFLEDVFPNQPGGKRLLLTPNFLKLLLDDPQEDPNYLPLPEEQPEP; via the exons ATGGCCGGGCAGGGGCTGGCGGCGGGCTTCCTGCAGGTGCCCGCGGTGACGCGCGCCTACACCGCGGCCTGCGTCCTTACCACTGCCGCAGTG CAGCTGGAACTCCTCAGCCCCTTCCAGCTCTACTTCAACCCGCACCTGGTGTTCCGGAAATTCCAG GTCTGGAGGCTCATCACTACCTTCCTCTTCTTTGGGCCCCTGGGATTCGGCTTCTTCTTCAACATGCTCTTCGT GTTCCGCTACTGTCGCATGCTGGAGGAGGGTTCCTTCCGGGGTCGCAAGGCCGACTTCGTCTTCATGTTTCTCTTCGGTGGTGTTCTCATGACT CTGTTGGGATTCCTGGGCAGCCTCTTTTTCCTGGGACAGGCCCTCATGGCCATGCTGGTTTATGTATGGAGCCGGCGCAGCCCTCATGTGAGGGTCAACTTCTTTGGCTTACTCAACTTCCAGGCACCATTCCTGCCCTGGGCCCTCATGGGCTTCTCGATGCTGCTGGGCAACTCGGTCCTCACAGACCTGCTAG GGATTATTGTGGGTCACATCTACTACTTCCTAGAAGATGTCTTTCCCAACCAGCCTGGAGGCAAGAGACTGCTGCTGACCCCCAACTTTCT GAAGCTACTACTGGATGACCCTCAGGAGGACCCCAATTATCTGCCCCTTCCAGAAGAGCAACCAGAGCCCTAA